In Pseudofrankia saprophytica, one genomic interval encodes:
- a CDS encoding fumarate reductase/succinate dehydrogenase flavoprotein subunit, translating to MTAETHSYDVVVVGAGGAGLRAAIEAHEQGARVAIVCKSLLGKAHTVMAEGGMAAAMANVWPEDNWRVHFRDTMRGGKMLNQWRMAQIHAQEAPDRVWELEEWGAVFDRTPDGKILQRDFGGHRYARLAHVGDRTGLELIRTLQNRVVAKKLDVFMECTVQRLLTAPDPATGGERIAGVFAYWRETGTFVRFDAPAVVLATGGIGKSWQVTSNSWEYTGDGQALALRAGAALMDMEFVQFHPTGMVWPPSVRGILVTEGVRGDGGVLRNTEGRRFMFDYIPEVFAADTADTEEEADRWYTDKKTARRPPELLPRDEVARAINSEVKAGRGTPHGGVFLDIASRRDPETIRRRLPSMYHQFKELADVDITREPMEVGPTCHYVMGGIKVDPESQATTLPGLYAAGECAAGLHGSNRLGGNSLSDLVVFGRRAGAGAAAYATALAETDRPAPDETQIAETTARALAPFERAAAGGDTENPYQLQSDLQAVMQSLVGIIRTEHELTQALKEIGELRQRAERVAVEGHRQYNPGWHLALDLRSMLLVAECVATAALARRESRGGHTRDDFPGTDPVFARINHVVRLRDGAVDLAAEPLPEMPPELTSLFDPPAPTPAPAPAAAASDVPPQPADTGRDETPPETPPVAGTNNERNA from the coding sequence GTGACAGCCGAGACACACAGCTACGACGTCGTGGTGGTCGGCGCCGGCGGAGCGGGCCTGCGGGCCGCGATCGAGGCGCACGAGCAGGGCGCGCGGGTCGCCATCGTCTGCAAGAGCCTGCTGGGCAAGGCGCACACCGTGATGGCCGAGGGCGGCATGGCCGCCGCGATGGCCAACGTGTGGCCCGAGGACAACTGGCGGGTGCACTTCCGCGACACCATGCGCGGCGGCAAGATGCTCAACCAGTGGCGGATGGCGCAGATCCACGCCCAGGAGGCCCCGGACCGGGTCTGGGAACTGGAGGAATGGGGCGCCGTCTTCGACCGGACCCCGGACGGGAAGATTCTCCAGCGCGACTTCGGCGGCCACCGCTACGCGCGCCTCGCCCACGTCGGCGACCGCACCGGCCTGGAACTCATCCGGACCCTGCAGAACCGGGTCGTCGCGAAGAAGCTCGACGTCTTCATGGAATGCACCGTGCAGCGGCTGCTGACCGCGCCGGACCCGGCGACCGGCGGCGAGCGGATCGCCGGCGTCTTCGCCTACTGGCGCGAGACCGGCACGTTCGTCCGGTTCGACGCGCCGGCCGTGGTACTCGCCACCGGCGGTATCGGGAAGTCCTGGCAGGTGACGTCGAACTCCTGGGAGTACACCGGCGACGGCCAGGCGCTCGCACTGCGCGCCGGTGCCGCCCTGATGGACATGGAGTTCGTCCAGTTCCACCCGACGGGAATGGTCTGGCCGCCGTCGGTGCGCGGGATTCTCGTCACCGAGGGCGTGCGCGGTGACGGTGGCGTGCTGCGCAACACCGAGGGCCGCCGGTTCATGTTCGACTACATCCCCGAGGTGTTCGCCGCGGACACGGCCGACACCGAGGAGGAGGCCGACCGCTGGTACACCGACAAGAAGACGGCGCGGCGCCCACCGGAGCTGCTTCCGCGTGACGAGGTCGCCCGCGCCATCAACTCCGAGGTGAAGGCCGGGCGCGGCACGCCGCACGGCGGTGTCTTCCTCGACATCGCCAGCCGCCGCGACCCGGAGACGATCCGACGCCGCTTGCCGTCGATGTACCACCAGTTCAAGGAGCTGGCGGACGTCGACATCACCAGGGAACCGATGGAGGTCGGCCCGACCTGCCACTACGTGATGGGCGGGATCAAGGTCGACCCGGAGAGCCAGGCGACGACGCTGCCGGGGCTGTACGCGGCCGGCGAGTGCGCCGCCGGGCTGCACGGCTCGAACCGGCTCGGTGGTAACTCGCTGTCCGACCTGGTGGTGTTCGGCCGGCGCGCGGGCGCCGGCGCCGCCGCCTACGCGACGGCGCTCGCCGAGACCGACCGCCCGGCGCCCGACGAGACCCAGATCGCCGAGACCACGGCGCGGGCGCTCGCCCCGTTCGAGCGGGCCGCGGCCGGAGGCGACACCGAGAATCCCTACCAGCTGCAGTCCGACCTGCAGGCCGTGATGCAGTCACTGGTGGGGATCATCCGGACCGAGCACGAGCTGACCCAGGCGCTCAAGGAGATCGGGGAGCTGCGCCAGCGTGCCGAGCGGGTCGCCGTCGAGGGGCACCGGCAGTACAACCCGGGCTGGCACCTGGCGCTCGACCTGCGCTCGATGCTGCTGGTCGCCGAGTGCGTCGCCACCGCGGCGCTCGCCCGCCGGGAAAGCCGCGGCGGCCACACCCGCGACGACTTCCCCGGCACCGACCCGGTGTTCGCCCGGATCAACCACGTGGTCCGGCTGCGCGACGGCGCCGTCGACCTCGCCGCCGAGCCGCTGCCCGAAATGCCCCCCGAGCTCACCTCGCTCTTCGACCCGCCGGCGCCCACGCCAGCGCCAGCGCCAGCCGCGGCGGCGTCCGACGTGCCGCCGCAGCCGGCCGACACGGGCCGGGACGAGACCCCACCCGAGACGCCCCCGGTCGCCGGGACGAACAACGAGAGGAACGCCTGA
- a CDS encoding succinate dehydrogenase/fumarate reductase iron-sulfur subunit, whose product MGYDLAMRVWRGDADGGELRDFTVEVEEGMVVLDAVHRLQATQANDLAVRWNCKAGKCGSCSAEVNGKPRLMCMTRLNLFEPGETVTITPLRTFPVVRDLVTDVAFNYEKAEEVPTFAPGRPTGDDGHHRMQQVDVDRVQEFRKCIECFMCQNVCHVLRDHEDKKRVFAGPRLMIRYAELEMHPLDTNDRRDLLRAEAGVGYCNITKCCTDVCPEHIKITDNGIIPLKERVADASFDPIAALGRRLRRHSPADGTGGGADGSA is encoded by the coding sequence ATGGGCTACGACCTGGCTATGCGGGTGTGGCGCGGCGACGCCGACGGGGGCGAACTGCGGGACTTCACCGTCGAGGTCGAGGAGGGCATGGTCGTCCTCGACGCGGTGCACCGGCTGCAGGCCACCCAGGCGAACGACCTGGCCGTCCGGTGGAACTGCAAGGCCGGCAAGTGCGGCTCGTGCTCGGCGGAGGTGAACGGGAAGCCCCGGCTGATGTGCATGACCCGGCTGAACCTCTTCGAGCCCGGCGAGACCGTGACCATCACCCCGCTGCGCACGTTCCCGGTGGTCCGCGACCTCGTCACCGACGTGGCCTTCAACTACGAGAAGGCCGAGGAGGTGCCCACCTTCGCGCCGGGTCGGCCGACCGGTGACGACGGGCATCACCGCATGCAGCAGGTGGACGTGGACCGCGTCCAGGAGTTCCGCAAGTGCATCGAGTGCTTCATGTGCCAGAACGTCTGCCACGTGCTTCGCGACCACGAGGACAAGAAGAGGGTGTTCGCCGGGCCGCGGCTGATGATCCGCTACGCGGAGCTGGAGATGCACCCGCTGGACACGAACGACCGGCGTGACCTGCTGCGCGCGGAGGCCGGCGTCGGCTACTGCAACATCACCAAATGTTGTACGGACGTCTGCCCGGAACACATCAAGATCACCGATAATGGGATCATCCCGCTCAAGGAGCGGGTGGCTGACGCGTCCTTCGACCCGATCGCCGCGCTCGGCCGTCGCCTGCGCCGTCACTCCCCCGCCGATGGCACGGGCGGCGGCGCGGACGGCAGCGCCTGA
- a CDS encoding DUF4012 domain-containing protein, whose protein sequence is MTADERRHAPGASAPTADEGAAVVEGAAVVEGAAVVEGAAVVEVTVPAQVSRADVASRGGPPPARKMPTRPGATGGDGGGAIDGGGAVVGRVARWPRRFARRFVRRPSRRALLVGACVLGPVLALAGWIGVRGLLAHSELNRARADITRLQQRLLAGDVPAPADLAAEVRRISDRAHSAADLTGDPVWSAATYLPGVGCPLRSAHSLTVAVDGVAGGGLPAIAQAAGTLNPASLRSGLTINLTALARGKEPVAAAAAAVERFRTALAAVPDCGWLGRRLGLAPARATAASQATRLAGSLAGLKLATEIGPPMLGAGGEARRYLLIVQNPAESRANGGIIGGFGVLTVRNGELSLDDISGNGKLPQLPPDSTPRADARLPADLAARYGPYQPTDIWANANLTPDYPTAGRFYSDLYKRTTGIDVDGTVSIDPTALSYLLAATTPAVMPDGRVIKAGDLVRLVESDAYALISDTNERDQFFADVGKSVYRAVTSGVGGTPKLLEALGRATGEGRLLVSSDHVEEQGILSTTPLGGALPSAPGPFLAVVTQNAAASKLDFWMRRAVGYRMDPAPGGGGVATIAVQLLNDAPAGLPEYVRYRLDRGGPGGNPDAQNQVWLSVYTGVGSRLLGAALDGKRALPVNDIERGHSVVSMFLPLDRGRTRTLVLRVWEPVAGPALTVRTQPLVTPESFAVAGLPARPPWSLTASK, encoded by the coding sequence ATGACCGCCGACGAGAGGCGACACGCCCCGGGCGCCTCGGCGCCGACGGCCGACGAGGGCGCGGCGGTCGTCGAGGGCGCGGCGGTCGTCGAGGGCGCGGCGGTCGTCGAGGGCGCGGCGGTCGTCGAGGTCACCGTGCCGGCCCAGGTCTCGCGGGCCGACGTGGCGTCGCGTGGTGGCCCGCCGCCGGCCCGGAAGATGCCGACGCGGCCAGGCGCGACGGGCGGCGACGGCGGGGGTGCGATCGACGGTGGGGGTGCGGTGGTCGGGCGGGTGGCGCGGTGGCCGCGCCGGTTCGCGCGCCGGTTCGTGCGCCGGCCGAGCCGGCGGGCGCTGCTGGTGGGTGCCTGCGTCCTCGGGCCGGTGCTCGCGCTGGCCGGCTGGATTGGCGTGCGCGGCCTGCTGGCCCACTCGGAGCTGAACCGCGCACGGGCGGACATCACCCGACTGCAGCAGCGGCTGCTCGCCGGCGACGTACCGGCGCCCGCGGACCTCGCGGCCGAGGTGCGCCGGATCAGTGACCGGGCCCACTCGGCGGCCGACCTCACTGGCGACCCGGTGTGGTCGGCCGCCACGTACCTTCCCGGCGTCGGCTGCCCGCTGCGGTCCGCCCACTCGTTGACCGTCGCGGTCGATGGCGTGGCGGGCGGCGGGCTGCCCGCCATCGCCCAGGCCGCCGGCACGCTCAACCCGGCGTCGCTGCGGTCGGGCCTGACGATCAACCTGACGGCGCTCGCCCGCGGCAAGGAACCGGTCGCCGCGGCCGCGGCGGCCGTCGAGAGGTTCCGCACGGCACTCGCCGCCGTCCCGGACTGTGGCTGGCTGGGCCGGCGGCTGGGGCTCGCGCCAGCCCGCGCCACCGCCGCCAGCCAGGCCACCCGGCTCGCCGGCTCGCTTGCCGGCCTGAAGCTTGCCACCGAGATCGGGCCACCAATGCTGGGCGCGGGCGGTGAGGCGCGTCGCTACCTGCTGATCGTGCAGAACCCCGCCGAGTCCCGGGCCAATGGCGGCATCATCGGCGGGTTCGGTGTACTGACCGTGCGCAACGGCGAACTCAGCCTCGACGACATCTCGGGGAACGGGAAGCTGCCGCAGCTGCCCCCCGACTCGACGCCGCGGGCCGATGCGCGGCTGCCGGCCGACCTTGCCGCCAGATATGGGCCTTACCAGCCGACTGATATCTGGGCGAACGCCAATCTCACGCCCGACTACCCGACGGCCGGGCGCTTCTACTCCGACCTCTACAAGAGGACCACGGGTATCGACGTCGACGGCACCGTCAGCATCGATCCCACGGCCCTGTCCTACCTGCTCGCGGCGACCACGCCGGCCGTCATGCCGGACGGACGGGTGATCAAGGCGGGCGACCTGGTCAGGCTGGTGGAGTCGGACGCCTACGCGCTCATCAGCGACACCAACGAGCGCGACCAGTTTTTCGCCGATGTAGGCAAGTCCGTCTACCGCGCGGTGACGTCGGGCGTCGGCGGCACGCCGAAGCTGCTCGAGGCGCTCGGCCGAGCTACCGGTGAAGGCCGGCTGCTGGTGTCAAGCGACCACGTCGAGGAACAGGGCATTCTTTCCACCACTCCGCTCGGCGGAGCGTTGCCGAGCGCGCCCGGGCCTTTCCTGGCGGTGGTCACGCAGAACGCGGCGGCCAGCAAGCTGGACTTCTGGATGCGTCGCGCCGTCGGTTACCGGATGGACCCGGCGCCGGGCGGTGGCGGGGTCGCGACGATCGCCGTGCAGCTGCTGAACGATGCTCCGGCGGGCCTGCCCGAGTACGTGCGCTACCGCCTCGATCGCGGCGGGCCCGGGGGAAACCCGGACGCGCAGAACCAAGTCTGGCTGTCGGTCTACACGGGTGTGGGCAGTCGCCTGCTCGGAGCCGCGCTGGACGGCAAGCGGGCGCTGCCCGTCAACGACATCGAGCGTGGCCACTCCGTCGTCTCCATGTTCCTGCCGCTGGACCGAGGCCGGACGCGGACGCTCGTGCTGCGGGTCTGGGAGCCGGTCGCCGGCCCCGCGCTCACTGTGCGTACCCAACCGCTCGTGACGCCGGAGTCGTTCGCCGTCGCCGGGCTCCCCGCCCGGCCACCGTGGTCGCTCACAGCATCGAAGTAA
- a CDS encoding CpsD/CapB family tyrosine-protein kinase, protein MELPDLEPRNSTFRASRPRDLETRDLETRDLETRATEPRGLEPRAAEPRTLEPRTLDRLTLDRPSLDPRALGPRAPGPWLPRLLEWACAGRRVWFLVLACAALGGLLAAAAVWRPVRVVALGVLLGLVVGGAVALARLLRGLPGERARVGEHDAVRITGAPLLGSVAQEPDAVRRPLVVYGSPRSPRADAFRRLRASLPFLHVDGPPRAVVVTSAVGSEGRSTTCCNLAITAAYGGARVCLVEADLRQPSFAGYLGVEPSPGLTSVLIGAAELDVATRPWGAGRVGDGWLDVLPSGPVPPNPSELLASRGMADLLERLTSRYDLVVVDTPPLLAEAGTAVLASRAGGALLLARAGHTRCGQLRDATATVGAAGGRVLGTVLTMVPVGGLAGRPAGEGAFWRLGFARLAAAGRRWWPRLASPARSERPVAGSFDRG, encoded by the coding sequence GTGGAACTACCGGACCTGGAACCGCGGAACTCCACGTTCCGCGCCTCGCGGCCACGGGACCTGGAAACACGGGACCTGGAAACACGGGACCTGGAGACACGGGCCACGGAGCCACGAGGCCTGGAGCCGAGAGCCGCGGAACCGCGGACCCTGGAGCCGCGGACTCTGGATCGGCTGACTCTGGATCGACCGAGTCTGGATCCGCGGGCTCTGGGCCCGCGGGCTCCCGGCCCGTGGCTCCCGCGGCTGCTGGAGTGGGCGTGCGCTGGGCGGCGCGTCTGGTTCCTCGTCCTCGCCTGCGCGGCGCTGGGCGGGCTGCTCGCCGCGGCGGCCGTCTGGCGGCCGGTCCGGGTCGTCGCGCTCGGCGTCCTGCTCGGCCTGGTCGTCGGCGGCGCGGTGGCGCTGGCACGCCTCCTGCGCGGTCTGCCGGGCGAGCGCGCGCGCGTCGGTGAGCACGACGCCGTCCGGATCACCGGCGCGCCGCTGCTGGGGTCGGTCGCCCAGGAGCCCGACGCGGTCCGGCGCCCGCTGGTCGTGTACGGAAGCCCGCGTTCGCCGCGCGCCGATGCGTTCCGCCGGCTGCGCGCCTCCCTGCCTTTCCTGCACGTGGACGGCCCGCCGCGCGCGGTCGTCGTCACCAGCGCCGTCGGGTCCGAGGGCCGGTCCACCACCTGCTGCAACCTGGCGATCACGGCGGCCTACGGCGGGGCGCGGGTCTGCCTGGTCGAGGCCGACCTGCGCCAGCCGTCGTTCGCCGGCTACCTCGGCGTCGAGCCGTCGCCCGGGCTCACCTCCGTGCTCATCGGCGCCGCCGAGCTGGACGTCGCGACCCGGCCGTGGGGCGCCGGCCGGGTCGGCGACGGGTGGCTCGACGTCCTGCCGAGTGGACCGGTCCCGCCGAACCCGAGCGAGCTGCTGGCCTCGCGTGGCATGGCGGACCTGCTGGAAAGGCTGACCAGTCGCTACGACCTCGTGGTCGTCGACACGCCGCCGCTGCTGGCGGAGGCCGGTACGGCGGTTCTCGCCAGCCGGGCCGGTGGCGCGCTGCTGCTCGCCCGGGCCGGGCACACCCGGTGCGGCCAGCTGCGCGACGCGACGGCGACGGTGGGGGCGGCCGGCGGCCGGGTGCTCGGCACCGTGCTGACCATGGTCCCGGTCGGCGGGCTGGCCGGCCGACCGGCTGGCGAGGGAGCATTCTGGCGCCTCGGTTTCGCGCGCCTGGCCGCGGCTGGCCGCCGCTGGTGGCCGCGCCTCGCGTCGCCCGCGCGTTCGGAGCGCCCGGTCGCCGGCTCCTTCGACCGGGG
- a CDS encoding polysaccharide biosynthesis protein: MSRLVARLELRQRVGLQITFDSLALVAGLAAAQTGRSNFDVSTLRDPGFWVIVLLAVCLLHFLGTALHLYLGRYRFGGFEEVLSILTSVTLTVIGLEIAVAAFGQPRPLPLSVPPLGGTVTLSIMFGVRYLYRLTEERLLRPTPEGTQALIVFGAGEGAEQVLAAMLRTPDSPYYPVALLDDDPRCWNLQLYGVRVRGGRDQIETVARATGARTLLVAIPSAEATLLREVTGLAEAAGLAVKVLPRVADLLGGNVDVSDIREIDIADLLGRRQVHTDIAVAASYLTGRRVLVTGAGGSIGSELCRQLHTYRPAELIMLDRDESALRAVQLSIYGHTRLDDDSVVLGDIRDVDMITALFTERRPEVVFHAAALKHLPLLERYPGESVKTNVWGTLSILEAAVASGVRRLVNISTDKAADPSSVLGYSKRITERLTSHVAAEHGVPYVSVRFGNVLGSNGSVLTIFASQLAAGGPLTVTDPDVTRYFMTVQEAVELVLQAGALGSSGDALVLDMGEPVRIDDVAHRLVARAEAKPGGQKIDIVYTGLGVGEKMHEALFGITETDDRPRHPLISEVPVPPLDPSLVVELDPWADDEKVRHALRELGRDSDLAAVTAGLTFIPRQPTGPDSTTPRR, translated from the coding sequence GTGTCGCGCCTCGTGGCGCGCCTCGAGCTACGCCAGCGGGTCGGTCTCCAGATCACCTTCGACAGCCTCGCGCTGGTCGCGGGACTCGCCGCCGCGCAGACGGGGCGGTCCAACTTCGACGTCAGCACGCTGCGCGACCCCGGCTTCTGGGTGATCGTGCTGCTGGCCGTCTGCCTGCTGCACTTCCTCGGCACCGCGCTGCACCTCTATCTCGGCCGCTATCGGTTCGGCGGCTTCGAGGAAGTGCTGAGCATCCTCACCTCCGTGACCCTGACGGTCATCGGGCTGGAGATCGCGGTGGCGGCGTTCGGCCAGCCCAGGCCGCTGCCACTGTCGGTGCCACCGCTCGGCGGCACGGTCACCCTCTCGATCATGTTCGGGGTGCGCTACCTCTACCGGCTCACCGAGGAGCGGCTGCTGCGCCCCACTCCCGAGGGCACCCAGGCGCTGATCGTCTTCGGCGCGGGCGAGGGCGCCGAGCAGGTGCTGGCCGCGATGTTGCGCACCCCCGACAGCCCGTACTACCCGGTGGCGCTGCTCGACGACGACCCGCGCTGCTGGAACCTGCAGCTGTATGGAGTGCGGGTCCGTGGCGGCCGAGACCAGATCGAGACCGTAGCGAGGGCGACCGGCGCCCGGACGCTGCTCGTGGCGATCCCCAGCGCCGAGGCCACGCTGCTGCGGGAGGTCACCGGGCTCGCGGAGGCAGCGGGGCTCGCGGTCAAGGTGCTCCCCCGGGTCGCCGACCTGCTGGGCGGCAACGTCGACGTCAGCGACATCCGTGAGATCGACATCGCCGACCTGCTCGGCCGCCGCCAGGTCCACACCGACATCGCCGTCGCCGCCAGCTACCTGACCGGCCGACGGGTGCTGGTCACCGGCGCCGGCGGGTCGATCGGCTCCGAGCTGTGCCGCCAGCTGCACACCTACCGGCCGGCAGAGCTGATCATGCTGGACCGCGACGAGTCGGCGCTACGCGCCGTCCAGCTCTCGATCTACGGCCACACCCGCCTGGACGACGACAGCGTCGTGCTCGGCGACATCCGCGACGTCGACATGATCACCGCGCTGTTCACCGAGCGGCGCCCGGAGGTCGTCTTCCACGCGGCCGCGCTCAAGCACCTGCCGCTGCTGGAGCGCTACCCCGGCGAGTCGGTGAAGACCAACGTCTGGGGCACGCTGTCGATCCTGGAGGCGGCGGTCGCCAGCGGGGTGCGGCGGCTCGTCAACATCTCCACCGACAAGGCGGCCGACCCGAGCAGCGTGCTCGGCTACTCGAAGCGGATCACCGAACGGCTCACCTCGCACGTCGCCGCGGAGCACGGTGTTCCCTACGTGAGCGTGCGGTTCGGCAACGTCCTGGGCAGCAACGGCTCGGTGCTCACCATCTTCGCCAGCCAGCTGGCCGCGGGCGGTCCGCTCACCGTCACCGACCCCGACGTGACCAGGTACTTCATGACCGTGCAGGAGGCCGTGGAGCTGGTCCTGCAGGCGGGCGCGCTCGGTTCCAGCGGTGACGCGCTGGTGCTCGACATGGGCGAACCCGTGCGGATCGACGACGTGGCACACCGGCTCGTCGCGCGCGCCGAGGCCAAGCCGGGCGGGCAGAAGATCGACATCGTCTACACGGGGCTCGGTGTCGGCGAGAAGATGCACGAGGCGCTGTTCGGTATCACCGAGACCGACGACCGGCCCCGCCACCCGCTGATCTCCGAGGTCCCGGTGCCGCCGCTGGACCCGAGTCTCGTCGTCGAGCTGGACCCGTGGGCCGACGACGAGAAGGTCCGGCACGCGCTGCGGGAGCTCGGCCGCGACAGCGACCTCGCCGCCGTCACCGCCGGCCTCACCTTCATCCCCCGCCAGCCCACCGGTCCCGACTCCACCACCCCCCGCCGCTAA
- a CDS encoding NAD-dependent epimerase/dehydratase family protein encodes MKVVVTGGAGFLGSHLTRALLSAGCEVIVVDDLSTGAVSNLSGLPVKLIVGSVTDRAILEEAAAGADSIVHLAARPSVERSLLDPLASHDVNVTGTLTVLDVAQRAEAHVIVTSSGSVYGDAGPMPCREDGPVAPRSPYAASKLAAEAYALGYQASFGLPVLVARLFTVFGPFQAVGHAYSAVIPSFIDAALSGRPLTVFGDGRQTRDVGYVEPIAAMLADATTRRLAHPRPVNLAFGNRVDLLTMVARLEEIVGRKLPVAFGPGRAGDVRDLQADIATVRTLFPHATSVDLATALDATVAWYAARGGHRVAPQAPPPVRGRA; translated from the coding sequence ATGAAGGTCGTGGTGACCGGCGGAGCCGGGTTTCTTGGATCCCATCTGACCAGGGCGCTGCTGTCGGCCGGCTGCGAGGTGATCGTCGTCGACGACCTGAGCACCGGAGCCGTGTCCAACCTCTCCGGGCTGCCGGTGAAGCTCATCGTCGGCAGCGTCACGGACCGGGCCATCCTCGAGGAGGCGGCCGCCGGCGCGGACAGCATCGTCCACCTGGCCGCCAGGCCGTCCGTCGAACGCTCGCTGCTCGACCCGCTGGCCAGCCACGACGTGAACGTCACCGGCACGCTCACCGTGCTCGACGTCGCCCAGCGGGCCGAGGCGCACGTCATCGTCACCTCGTCGGGGTCGGTCTACGGCGACGCCGGGCCGATGCCCTGCCGGGAGGACGGTCCCGTCGCCCCGCGCAGCCCGTACGCCGCGAGCAAGCTCGCCGCGGAGGCCTACGCGCTCGGTTACCAGGCGAGCTTCGGGCTGCCGGTGCTGGTGGCGCGGCTGTTCACCGTCTTCGGCCCGTTCCAGGCGGTCGGGCACGCCTACTCCGCGGTCATCCCGTCGTTCATCGACGCGGCGCTGTCCGGCCGTCCGCTGACGGTGTTCGGCGACGGGCGCCAGACCCGCGACGTCGGCTACGTCGAGCCGATCGCGGCGATGCTCGCCGACGCGACCACCCGCCGGCTCGCCCACCCGCGGCCGGTGAACCTCGCGTTCGGCAACCGGGTGGACCTGCTCACGATGGTCGCCCGGCTGGAGGAGATCGTCGGCCGCAAGCTGCCGGTCGCCTTCGGGCCGGGCCGGGCCGGCGACGTCCGCGACCTGCAGGCCGACATCGCGACCGTCCGGACGCTGTTCCCACACGCGACCAGCGTCGATCTCGCGACCGCGCTCGACGCCACCGTCGCCTGGTACGCCGCCCGCGGCGGTCATCGCGTCGCCCCGCAGGCCCCCCCGCCCGTCCGCGGCAGGGCCTGA
- a CDS encoding tyrosine-protein phosphatase → MDRWYELDGCDNVRDLGGLPTVDGGQTRYGVLLRSDTLQHLTAVGVARLRDEFGLGTVLDLRAVEEAAREGRGLLEFEPVRYHNLSFLTTRWVMPDDPAYDALVRTRTSDDRVAHYLDYVRLAGESVATAVRLICDATSGPTLFHCAAGKDRTGVLAALVLTIAGVERDAIIADYVATNERIHLIETRLSQLPSYQRGIQTRSEADQLRVRAEVMAGFLDGVDSLWGSADAWALHAGVPEESLTALRTRLATTDLP, encoded by the coding sequence GTGGATCGCTGGTACGAGCTCGATGGCTGCGACAATGTCCGCGATCTGGGTGGGCTGCCCACCGTGGATGGCGGCCAGACCCGCTACGGCGTCCTGCTACGCAGCGACACCCTTCAACACCTGACCGCCGTCGGCGTCGCCCGGCTGCGTGACGAGTTCGGCCTGGGCACGGTCCTCGACCTGCGCGCGGTCGAGGAGGCGGCGCGTGAGGGCCGCGGCCTGCTCGAGTTCGAGCCGGTCAGGTACCACAACCTGTCGTTCCTCACCACGCGCTGGGTGATGCCGGACGACCCCGCCTACGACGCGCTCGTGCGCACCCGCACCAGCGACGACCGTGTCGCGCACTACCTCGACTACGTGCGCCTGGCCGGCGAGTCGGTCGCCACCGCGGTTCGCCTCATCTGCGACGCGACCAGCGGCCCGACGTTGTTCCACTGCGCCGCGGGCAAGGACCGCACCGGCGTGCTTGCCGCCCTCGTCCTCACCATCGCCGGCGTGGAACGTGACGCGATCATCGCCGACTACGTCGCCACCAACGAGCGCATTCACCTGATCGAGACCCGGCTGTCCCAGCTGCCGTCCTACCAGCGCGGTATCCAGACGAGGTCGGAGGCCGACCAGCTCCGCGTCCGCGCCGAGGTGATGGCCGGCTTCCTCGACGGCGTCGACTCCCTCTGGGGCAGCGCCGACGCCTGGGCACTGCACGCCGGTGTCCCCGAGGAGTCGCTCACCGCCCTGCGCACCCGCCTGGCGACCACGGACCTGCCCTAA
- a CDS encoding RpiB/LacA/LacB family sugar-phosphate isomerase: MVTDYLRANFETRLVDSTSWPELSEAVARGVAAGEYRFGVLMCWTGTGTAIAANKVPGVRAAQAWEPWIAKNARLWNDANVLTMSLRRTAPDVAVDCLKAFFAVEGPDPEEVPQIDKIRDR, encoded by the coding sequence ATGGTGACGGACTATCTCCGGGCGAACTTCGAGACGAGGCTCGTCGACTCGACGAGCTGGCCGGAGCTTTCCGAGGCCGTGGCCAGGGGTGTCGCTGCCGGCGAGTACCGCTTCGGCGTCCTGATGTGCTGGACGGGCACGGGCACCGCCATCGCGGCGAACAAGGTCCCGGGGGTGCGTGCGGCGCAGGCCTGGGAGCCCTGGATCGCGAAGAACGCCCGCCTCTGGAACGACGCCAACGTCCTCACGATGAGCCTCCGGAGAACCGCGCCGGATGTCGCCGTCGACTGTCTGAAGGCCTTCTTCGCCGTCGAGGGCCCAGACCCCGAAGAGGTCCCTCAGATAGACAAGATCCGCGACCGGTAA